CAACACTTTTCAGGGATTGGAATATTTGCATTTCGTTTTGTTAATTGTTCTTGACCTGATTTTGCCTTCTACATACAATATTAAGTGAAAAGATTCTTGTATCCAAatgattattactattattattaagaCTTTTCTAATTTCAAGGGATGAGAGGAGGGAAATCAATCTGTTCCTGAAGCAGGGAACAGGAAaaatattctaaaaatttatgaaTAGTGAACTTGCAAAACAAAAGGATGACAGTTTAGCTTACTTTCGCGAGCGCTCCACCCTGCGCTTTTTAGTTGTGTCGACCTTGTCCACTGCATAACTTCTATCCATCAGAAAGAATCATATGATTGTATAACAACTAACACTAACTTCATCTGCACAATTGATAGTTTTTGTACAGTACTCAGTTACTGTAGTAACCATTCTATACAGAATGAACAAGAAGTTTCCAAGTGCAAGATTAACATGGTTTCAAAATAACAGCTTTCAGacacccaaaataaaaataaagcctCTAATTGTAAGTCATTATTGGTTTAAGAAACTGTTTTCCATGTTCATATAGACTGACAAGGTTGCCAATGTGGAATAGCAAAATATCGTGCTATTGAAGTTATATAAAGGCATACAGATTACCTGAGCCTCCTGATGTCACAGATCCATATCGAACTAGCCCTCCCCTCTAAGACAGATTACCGGGTAAGCAGTAAACAAAATAAAAGGAAATGGGCAAACAATTCAAGATTTATTCAAAATTCTTGATTCACCATCTGAGAAAGTAGAATACCTTTCCGTCAtccttcaaatttttaattatccGTTCTCGAAAATCTGCAGTTCAAATGTAAGATGCTTGAATTACATAGCAACTAAAATGTCGAATTCAACaggataaaaaagaaaaaaaaaattatgtttttcagatgccaggAAGAAAGAGTTAGTCATCAGTCTATTCTAtgaattttcttttatttgcATATAATCATTTCTGGTGAAGGCTTAAAGTTTATATTTTATCTGCTTATGATCCAAATTCAGAACTATTACATGGCATAGACACAGTCCTCTTCTTATAAAATTAAGTATGCTTGTGCCTCGAGGCTTTGGCTTAGGTGGTATACTGCTGGCTGGAGATTGAGGCGGGCTTGACATGCAaaagttatggttatttatgaTATATATAGTATGTGAATTAACCAATtcaattgattttatttattGAACAGCAAGTTGAAAGAACACTGAGCAAAACCCTGGAATTCAGTGGCAAAAATTTGGTGCCTTTGAACACAACATACACAAGTCATTAGAGAAATGAATTGAGGTTGTTATGATAAATGAAAATAATGGATAATTCAATTGATTATATGCATTCATCATCATATGAAGAGTTTACCTTTGGCTTTAGGTCCATTCTCTGAACTTGTATTGTTTCCAACTTGTTTCCTGGAGCTCTCAAAAATGCTTAGAGTTTGGCTGGAAATGCTGGGACCATCACATGCATCAAAACCAGAGGAAACTACTGGTGCAGCAGCAGAAGATTCACTTTGAGAAGGTTCTCTAGAAACTGTGCACAACTgaattggatttgtaaaatttaCAAAACCATCCAGGTCAAGATCTATGGGTCCCTGAACTGTTTGAAATCCTCTAGTGTCCTTGACTTGGTCAGAGGATATTTCTTGGTAAGTTTGTGGAATTTCATAAATGCTGTTACCATTTACTTGATCAAAAGTAGAGTTCATAATAACTTGTTGAGCATGATAAATTGCATAAGAACTATCTTCAACAGTTTCTTTCCCAATCTTCAGGTTACTGAGCTTCTTGCGTTCCAGTGTACCCTTAAGCATGTTCACAACAGAAGAAACTTTATCTACATCTCCCATTTGTGGGGTGTTGAAAGTAgatgaggatgaattggatggaGACATGAATGCACCCAATTGATTGGCAGTGTCATGCATAGGAAGGTCACTAAAACCATTCGGATCTGCAAACTCTTGATTCAAATCATTTATGCCATTTCCTAAAGTTGTCTGAGCACTTTGCATAGCAGCATATCTCTTCCTGCAAAATAAATAGATAATTAATAAAAGTTTGCATTGGATATACTTGTAATGAGCTTGTCTATGATAATGCTGTTACCGCAGTTCAGAGGACCGACTTCTTGTCATCGGTTGAGAACTATGAAACCAGGTCTGCATTAAAGACAGGATGAGATATTCAGATATCAGAAATCATGAAGATTCGGCAGATAATGAAATAAAACTGACCTTGGCCAGATATAAATTACTAGCCTGCACACTTCTTTCAGCAGCATTCCAATGACAATTGTGACCAAAAAAAGAAAGAtgaatcagaataagtttcaacTGGGAATTAACCATGTAACAGAAGACATCAGAAAGATGAAGTAGCCACCTGATGTTGAGGTCACTGGAGGTTCCATCAGTGACTGTGTTATCTTGTGTAAATAATACATCATTGCTTCTTTTCTTTTGTAGCGTACTCCCAGGTTGCTGGCTTGTCAAATT
The Hevea brasiliensis isolate MT/VB/25A 57/8 chromosome 18, ASM3005281v1, whole genome shotgun sequence genome window above contains:
- the LOC110670273 gene encoding protein CYCLOPS isoform X1, which translates into the protein MGEGKGFASEMHRNTSEELFLKSLMESSIGMPVPTMEMLGFKNISSPHHHNFRTDSEELFKSWLTNGENHGHNSSSIAHRTRQASRRISTELANLTSQQPGSTLQKKRSNDVLFTQDNTVTDGTSSDLNIRSVQASNLYLAKTWFHSSQPMTRSRSSELRKRYAAMQSAQTTLGNGINDLNQEFADPNGFSDLPMHDTANQLGAFMSPSNSSSSTFNTPQMGDVDKVSSVVNMLKGTLERKKLSNLKIGKETVEDSSYAIYHAQQVIMNSTFDQVNGNSIYEIPQTYQEISSDQVKDTRGFQTVQGPIDLDLDGFVNFTNPIQLCTVSREPSQSESSAAAPVVSSGFDACDGPSISSQTLSIFESSRKQVGNNTSSENGPKAKDFRERIIKNLKDDGKRGGLVRYGSVTSGGSVDKVDTTKKRRVERSRKMAEAKERNLTPAIPSDMQSVLKRCENLEKEVRSLKLNLSFMNRKDSEQTKQIEELQKKNDDLADEKERLVEEIERILSETGKM
- the LOC110670273 gene encoding protein CYCLOPS isoform X2 gives rise to the protein MGEGKGFASEMHRNTSEELFLKSLMESSIGMPVPTMEMLGFKNISSPHHHNFRTDSEELFKSWLTNGENHGHNSSSIAHRTRQASRRISTELANLTSQQPGSTLQKKRSNDVLFTQDNTVTDGTSSDLNISVQASNLYLAKTWFHSSQPMTRSRSSELRKRYAAMQSAQTTLGNGINDLNQEFADPNGFSDLPMHDTANQLGAFMSPSNSSSSTFNTPQMGDVDKVSSVVNMLKGTLERKKLSNLKIGKETVEDSSYAIYHAQQVIMNSTFDQVNGNSIYEIPQTYQEISSDQVKDTRGFQTVQGPIDLDLDGFVNFTNPIQLCTVSREPSQSESSAAAPVVSSGFDACDGPSISSQTLSIFESSRKQVGNNTSSENGPKAKDFRERIIKNLKDDGKRGGLVRYGSVTSGGSVDKVDTTKKRRVERSRKMAEAKERNLTPAIPSDMQSVLKRCENLEKEVRSLKLNLSFMNRKDSEQTKQIEELQKKNDDLADEKERLVEEIERILSETGKM